One Oncorhynchus masou masou isolate Uvic2021 chromosome 18, UVic_Omas_1.1, whole genome shotgun sequence DNA window includes the following coding sequences:
- the tap2t gene encoding antigen peptide transporter 2, with amino-acid sequence MAHLKTYGLVLLYDLVLWGALWTGLVLLEFSSSGGLVGLWAFGALRWALHHSITLVLSERKPQPVLRRWVAVLCLLPPVFESGRMVMVPASTADDLGLVPGPSMVVLALVSSTVACLAWELGFPDDGGNQGKEKKKKPEARAQLMRVVRYCKPDTLYLAAAFLFLSLAVICETFIPYYQGKVIDTLSGQYQHNSFMYAIGGMGLVSLGSALCSGLRGGLFMCSLSRLNKRMRHMLFHNLVQQDIPFFEENKPGSLVSRLGYDVDKMGRSVALNSNVLVRSLLKTAGMLFLMLGLSWQLTLLTMVEMPLLTLLQTKYNTYNQEFIKQLQDCQAQIKELASQAIGAVRTVRSFKAEEKEQDRYNQALERMYKVQEHKGIISAVHLLLRKVVTVGLKVAMLFLCRRLISAGQLSIGSVLAFVLFQKDMVTDMKQLVNVFGEMLCTVGAAAKVFTFLDRRPDQKEAGELAPAKLQGKLAFHHVSFYYPSCQNTPALKAVSLELHPGKMTALVGPSGGGKSSCVSLLARLYEPKEGQVLLDGHPLHCYQHQYLHQKMALVSQEPVLFSGSIRHNIEYGLVGCTLEKVKEAAKSANIHDFICTLEQGYDTDVGECGGQLSSGQKQCIAIARALVREPQVLILDEATSGMDINTQHAVQGVLAGSVGLTVLVVAHRLQTVEKADHIIFMEGGEVVEQGTHQELMACKGRYRRLKEKLFED; translated from the exons ATGGCTCATTTAAAAACATATGGGCTGGTCCTTCTCTATGACCTAGTGCTGTGGGGGGCACTGTGGACTGGGTTAGTGCTACTTGAGTTCTCCAGTAGTGGAGGACTGGTGGGGTTATGGGCCTTTGGAGCCCTGAGGTGGGCATTGCACCACTCAATCACCCTGGTTCTTTCTGAAAGAAAGCCACAGCCAGTGCTGAGGAGATGGGTGGCAGTGCTCTGCCTCTTACCTCCTGTGTTTGAAAGTGGACGTATGGTCATGGTGCCGGCATCGACTGCCGACGACCTGGGTCTGGTGCCTGGCCCAAGCATGGTGGTCTTGGCCCTGGTATCCTCCACTGTGGCCTGCCTGGCGTGGGAGCTGGGCTTCCCTGATGATGGAGGGAACcaagggaaggagaagaagaagaaaccgGAGGCCAGGGCACAGTTGATGAGGGTGGTGCGATACTGCAAACCAGACACCCTCTACCTGGCTGCAGCCTTTCTCTTCCTCAGCCTGGCTGTCATCT GTGAGACGTTTATCCCTTACTACCAGGGGAAGGTCATTGATACACTGAGTGGTCAGTACCAGCACAACAGCTTCATGTACGCCATTGGAGGCATGGGACTCGTCTCACTAGGAAG TGCTCTGTGCTCAGGCCTGCGAGGGGGCTTGTTCATGTGTAGCCTGTCCAGACTCAACAAGAGGATGAGACACATGCTGTTCCACAACCTGGTACAACAGGACATACCCTTCTTTGAGGAGAACAAACCAG GAAGCCTTGTCTCACGCCTCGGCTATGATGTGGACAAGATGGGACGCTCTGTGGCTCTGAACAGTAATGTGCTGGTGCGCAGCCTGTTGAAGACGGCTGGTATGCTGTTCCTGATGCTGGGCCTGTCCTGGCAGCTCACCCTGCTCACCATGGTGGAGATGCCCCTCCTCACCCTGCTGCAGACCAAATATAACACATACAACCAG GAGTTCATTAAGCAGCTGCAGGACTGCCAGGCCCAGATCAAGGAGCTGGCATCCCAGGCCATTGGGGCGGTGAGAACGGTTCGCAGCTTCAAAGCTGAGGAGAAAGAGCAAGATAGGTACAACCAAGCACTGGAGAGGATGTACAAGGTCCAGGAGCACAAGGGCATCATCAGTGCCGTCCACCTTTTACTGAGAAAG GTGGTGACAGTGGGCCTAAAGGTGGCTATGCTGTTCCTGTGTCGGAGGCTCATCTCGGCTGGCCAGCTGAGCATTGGCAGTGTGCTGGCTTTTGTCCTCTTCCAGAAAGACATGGTGACCGATATGAAG CAACTTGTGAATGTCTTTGGAGAGATGCTGTGCACTGTCGGGGCGGCAGCCAAAGTGTTCACATTTCTGGACAGGAGGCCAGACCAGAAAGAAGCAGGAGAGCTGGCTCCTGCAAAGCTTCAGGGGAAACTTGCTTTCCACCATGTTAGCTTCTACTATCCCTCATGCCAAAATACACCCGCACTGAAG GCTGTGAGTCTGGAACTGCATCCGGGGAAGATGACAGCGCTGGTGGGGCCCTCTGGTGGCGGGAAGAGCTCCTGCGTCAGCCTGCTGGCGAGGTTGTATGAGCCCAAGGAGGGCCAGGTGCTGTTGGATGGACATCCCCTGCACTGCTACCAGCACCAGTACCTGCATCAGAAG ATGGCCCTGGTGTCCCAGGAACCAGTGCTCTTCTCTGGATCTATCAGACACAACATAGAGTACGGCCTCGTGGGATGCACCCTGGAGAAGGTGAAAGAGGCTGCGAAGAGCGCCAATATCCACGACTTTATTTGTACGCTGGAACAGGGCTACGACACAG ATGTAGGTGAGTGTGGAGGGCAGCTGTCTTCTGGACAGAAGCAGTGCATCGCCATAGCCAGAGCTCTGGTTCGAGAGCCACAGGTCCTAATTCTGGACGAGGCAACCAGTGGCATGGACATCAACACACAGCATGCG GTGCAGGGCGTCCTGGCAGGCTCAGTGGGCCTGACAGTGTTGGTGGTGGCCCACCGGCTGCAGACTGTGGAGAAGGCTGACCACATCATCTTCATGGAGGGTGGGGAGGTGGTTGAGCAGGGCACACACCAGGAGCTCATGGCTTGCAAGGGGCGCTACCGTCGGCTCAAAGAGAAACTCTTTGAGGACTGA